A window of the Arachis duranensis cultivar V14167 chromosome 5, aradu.V14167.gnm2.J7QH, whole genome shotgun sequence genome harbors these coding sequences:
- the LOC107488338 gene encoding protein FAR1-RELATED SEQUENCE 5-like — protein MEGTEEVSSNFQENVTAGVEEDPIENGNFVAETESVPIGASQSDDQRDVIFLDGIGSFGVIDFDALRDEEIMMIEFVDLKTAYDFYNEYGRIKGFSIRRSKVGRCKKAGSEGNIIWQIFVCSRQGERDAKHVHRNDRKMDPRPVTRCGCNARIKVHVDSRNERWYVDFFSDEHNHDMLEARFRGMMQSHRAIKTGDLHQINTMRSSGLRVPTIFRAFANQNGGFEMVGFQVKDIYNAIEKQRRAGASDTDNALKYLQMLKRRDPCMFWKYSLDEQRRLHNIFWCDGASQYDFNVFGDVMGFDATYGRNKYKCLLVIFSGVDHHMRTVVFGCAVLSKEGEESYVWLLRAFLEAMKGKAPKSVITDGDQAMKSAIKAVFPEAHHRLCSWHLLRNATARVGIPRFMTKFRLCLMGDLEVDDFEDIWNDAVEEFGLQQNSWVKDMYERKHMWSNAHIRGKFFAGLKTTSRCEALNMQIGKFIHNGYNLREFIEHFQQYLEFMRWRVVVADYKSAYGEPVVKTRLEELKRFAAAVYIREVFVLFREVLLLASNVRVVSSKKTSTCTLFEVAMYCQGRSWNVSWGEIDDEFRCSCLRMKSFGIPCVHIVGVLVRLNMVVIPGSLILGRWTKKAKQPPINNHVFSGEIPDAAYMSMHAAMLDDCRELVKLSCSNFEDYFEVKTKIANERDALREKIQKRLATTAEGEGDNASIHDPPRARYKGCGRHVVTTRGRYRRVQCCRKCGKAGHNARRCAIGNGEDTTHELDAFGSLHNMDESQEAEASQQMEYDDLSF, from the exons AATGTCACTGCAGGG GTGGAAGAGGACCCGATAGAAAATGGGAACTTTGTTGCAGAAACAGAATCCGTTCCGATTGGTGCAAGTCAGTCAGACGATCAAAGAGATGTCATCTTTCTCGACGGAATAGGTTCATTTGGTGTAATTGATTTTGATGCGTTGCGAGATGAGGAGATTATGATGATAGAGTTTGTCGATTTGAAAACTGCTTACGACTTCTATAACGAGTACGGTCGAATTAAGGGGTTTTCCATACGCCGGTCGAAGGTAGGGCGCTGCAAGAAGGCAGGATCTGAGGGCAACATTATATGGCAAATTTTTGTATGCTCGCGACAAGGTGAACGAGATGCAAAGCATGTTCACAGAAATGATAGGAAGATGGATCCTAGACCAGTAACGCGATGCGGGTGTAATGCGCGGATAAAAGTTCATGTTGACTCGAGGAACGAGAGATGGTATGTTGACTTCTTCTCCGATGAACATAACCATGACATGTTGGAGGCAAGGTTTAGGGGAATGATGCAGTCTCACCGGGCAATAAAAACGGGGGATTTACACCAGATTAATACTATGAGAAGCTCTGGCCTTCGAGTTCCGACAATATTTCGGGCTTTTGCAAACCAAAATGGTGGATTCGAGATGGTTGGGTTTCAGGTGAAAGACATCTATAATGCAATTGAGAAGCAAAGAAGAGCTGGAGCAAGCGACACAGATAATGCACTCAAGTATTTACAAATGTTGAAGAGGCGTGACCCCTGTATGTTTTGGAAGTATTCGTTGGATGAACAACGGAGGCTCCATAATATATTTTGGTGTGATGGTGCAAGTCAGTATGATTTCAATGTTTTCGGAGATGTTATGGGGTTTGATGCAACGTACGGGAGGAATAAGTACAAATGTCTCCTTGTGATATTCTCTGGCGTGGATCACCACATGCGCACTGTTGTGTTTGGATGCGCAGTTCTCTCAAAGGAAGGGGAGGAAAGCTATGTGTGGTTGCTTCGGGCATTTCTGGAGGCCATGAAAGGAAAGGCTCCTAAGTCCGTTATTACCGACGGTGATCAAGCCATGAAGAGCGCAATCAAAGCTGTATTTCCAGAAGCACATCATAGATTGTGCAGCTGGCACTTGCTACGCAATGCGACCGCTCGAGTAGGTATTCCACGGTTTATGACCAAGTTTCGTCTTTGTTTAATGGGGGATTTGGAGGTCGATGACTTTGAAGATATATGGAATGATGCAGTTGAAGAATTTGGGTTGCAACAAAATTCATGGGTCAAGGATATGTATGAAAGGAAACATATGTGGTCAAATGCCCACATTAGGGGTAAGTTCTTTGCTGGGCTCAAGACAACATCAAGGTGTGAGGCGCTAAATATGCAGATAGGGAAGTTTATACACAACGGCTACAACTTGAGGGAATTTATTGAGCATTTCCAACAGTATTTAGAGTTCATGCGTTGGAGAGTAGTGGTTGCTGATTACAAATCTGCTTATGGAGAACCGGTTGTGAAAACAAGATTAGAGGAGTTAAAGCGGTTTGCAGCAGCAGTATACATACGAGAGGTCTTTGTCTTATTTCGGGAGGTGTTATTACTAGCTAGCAATGTCAGAGTAGTTTCTTCGAAGAAGACAAGCACGTGTACATTGTTTGAGGTGGCCATGTATTGCCAAGGTAGATCATGGAACGTTTCCTGGGGGGAGATAGATGATGAATTCAGATGCTCTTGCCTGCGCATGAAATCTTTTGGAATCCCCTGTGTCCACATAGTTGGTGTGCTTGTTAGACTTAACATGGTTGTTATTCCAGGTAGTCTTATACTGGGTCGTTGGACAAAGAAGGCAAAACAACCACCGATAAATAACCATGTTTTTAGTGGAGAGATTCCTGATGCAGCCTATATGAGTATGCATGCGGCAATGCTCGATGACTGTAGAGAACTGGTAAAGCTTTCTTGTAGTAACTTTGAGGATTACTTCGAGGTGAAGACCAAAATAGCTAATGAACGAGACGCGCTAAGagaaaagattcaaaaaagGTTGGCGACCACTGCTGAGGGCGAGGGCGATAATGCGTCCATACACGATCCTCCAAGAGCCAGATATAAAGGGTGTGGTCGTCATGTTGTGACGACTCGTGGGAGGTACCGGCGTGTCCAATGTTGCAGAAAGTGTGGCAAGGCTGGCCATAACGCTCGTAGATGCGCAATCGGGAATGGTGAGGACACCACGCATGAATTAGATGCTTTTGGATCATTGCACAACATGGACGAATCACAAGAAGCCGAGGCTTCACAACAGATGGAGTACGATGATCTGAGCTTCTAA